Proteins encoded in a region of the candidate division WOR-3 bacterium genome:
- a CDS encoding HIT domain-containing protein yields the protein MAECLFCRIAEKKDKTYIVYEDEKNIAFLDIYPVTIGHTLVIPKKHIIFHTDLEPEDAGPFYRAVYLVSKKLMNAFKPEYISLLIRGTRIPHLHCHLIPKIKGKDNIFDKILDLHHFLQVRIKTDLEEKDFEDIAKRIRES from the coding sequence ATGGCTGAATGCCTTTTTTGTCGCATTGCGGAGAAAAAAGATAAGACATATATTGTTTACGAAGACGAAAAAAATATTGCTTTTTTAGATATCTATCCGGTAACAATTGGTCATACCTTAGTAATTCCTAAAAAACATATTATCTTCCATACTGATTTAGAACCAGAGGATGCTGGTCCTTTTTATCGGGCAGTTTATCTTGTTAGTAAAAAATTAATGAATGCTTTTAAACCCGAATACATATCTCTTCTTATTAGAGGCACAAGAATTCCCCATCTTCATTGCCATTTGATACCGAAGATAAAAGGTAAAGATAATATCTTTGATAAAATCTTAGATTTACACCATTTTTTACAAGTAAGAATAAAAACCGATTTAGAAGAAAAAGATTTTGAAGATATTGCCAAAAGGATAAGAGAAAGTTAA
- a CDS encoding Zn-ribbon domain-containing OB-fold protein codes for MIPKENRKKEIVHFFGQLPVESLYTAGIAGERFLLGLKEGRFLANYCEDCDFVFLPPKLYCEFCFRELKEEDWQEIENKGILLSYTFTHVDTNGNRLENPIIVGVIRMDGSDTGFVHKLLDKVEDIEIGMEVEAVFAPKERRRGSINDIVGFRRIR; via the coding sequence ATGATACCAAAAGAAAATAGAAAAAAAGAGATTGTCCACTTTTTTGGTCAATTGCCAGTAGAAAGTTTATATACTGCTGGAATTGCTGGCGAAAGATTTCTTTTGGGTTTAAAAGAAGGAAGATTTTTAGCCAATTATTGTGAAGATTGCGATTTTGTCTTTTTGCCACCAAAACTTTATTGTGAATTTTGTTTTAGAGAACTAAAAGAAGAGGATTGGCAGGAAATAGAAAATAAAGGGATTTTACTTTCTTATACTTTTACCCATGTGGATACCAATGGTAACCGGTTGGAAAATCCAATAATTGTTGGCGTTATAAGAATGGATGGTAGTGATACTGGTTTTGTCCACAAACTTTTGGATAAAGTAGAAGATATTGAAATTGGAATGGAAGTTGAGGCGGTTTTTGCTCCCAAAGAAAGAAGAAGGGGAAGTATTAATGACATCGTTGGGTTTAGGAGAATAAGATAA
- a CDS encoding Zn-ribbon domain-containing OB-fold protein, producing MKNFFAQPLKDEDFKKRNFCYETWIGNCFYAWDCGKAIGRYLEGLKEGKILGVKCSKCERIMVPPRIFCEWCFVLVEDFVELKDTGRINTFSISYITWDMKRLEKPQIPAVIEIDGASPGYGILHLVSEVDPKEVKVGMRVKAVWKDEKEREGKITDIKYFKPY from the coding sequence ATGAAAAACTTTTTTGCTCAACCATTAAAAGATGAAGATTTTAAAAAGAGAAATTTTTGCTACGAAACATGGATTGGAAATTGCTTTTATGCTTGGGATTGTGGAAAGGCAATAGGTAGATATTTAGAAGGATTAAAAGAAGGAAAAATATTAGGTGTGAAATGTTCCAAATGTGAAAGGATAATGGTTCCACCAAGGATTTTTTGTGAATGGTGCTTTGTTTTGGTAGAAGATTTTGTTGAACTGAAAGATACTGGAAGAATAAATACTTTTTCTATTTCTTACATTACTTGGGATATGAAAAGGTTAGAAAAACCTCAAATTCCCGCAGTAATTGAAATTGATGGTGCCTCACCGGGTTACGGAATTTTACATTTAGTATCCGAAGTAGACCCAAAAGAAGTAAAAGTAGGAATGAGAGTAAAAGCAGTTTGGAAAGATGAAAAAGAAAGAGAGGGTAAAATTACTGATATTAAATATTTTAAACCTTATTAG
- a CDS encoding thiolase domain-containing protein (Catalyzes the synthesis of acetoacetyl coenzyme A from two molecules of acetyl coenzyme A. It can also act as a thiolase, catalyzing the reverse reaction and generating two-carbon units from the four-carbon product of fatty acid oxidation), which yields REIDVVEPYDPFDYKELHHLEGLLLCDRGEAPQLLVDGKTQRDGELPVCPSGGLLGVGNPIAAAGLMKVIEIFWQLRGEAGKRQIAKKAKRGLAQAWGDLMQVGTVVILEI from the coding sequence GAAGAGAGATAGATGTTGTTGAGCCTTATGACCCCTTTGATTATAAAGAACTTCACCATTTAGAAGGATTACTTTTATGTGATAGAGGAGAAGCACCACAATTATTAGTTGATGGAAAAACCCAAAGAGATGGTGAATTGCCGGTTTGTCCATCAGGTGGTTTATTAGGAGTTGGTAATCCAATTGCTGCTGCTGGTTTAATGAAAGTTATTGAAATCTTTTGGCAGTTAAGGGGTGAAGCAGGTAAAAGGCAGATTGCTAAGAAGGCAAAAAGAGGATTAGCCCAAGCATGGGGAGATTTAATGCAAGTAGGAACTGTTGTTATTTTAGAAATTTAG